Proteins encoded by one window of Pempheris klunzingeri isolate RE-2024b chromosome 14, fPemKlu1.hap1, whole genome shotgun sequence:
- the LOC139213502 gene encoding trafficking regulator of GLUT4 1-like — protein sequence MAINTDAAFGKSALGEREVSNPTDFQDTEKLLSTATTEPSGQSNIKASDSFSLNIRGSVRSLDADQNGHRSPLKSGSIGQLAAPPKSASRLSLGPLPSPLPPGSVPPSYFWLAVLSCFCPAVPLNICALWYANVSRSILHTGDIEGARKYGRLSMLLSCLAMLLGVAVIIFIVFTIETQK from the exons ATGGCTATCAACACTGATGCTGCCTTTGGGAAAAGCGCCCTCGGCGAGAGGGAAGTTTCCAATCCCACCGACTTCCAGGACACGGAGAAGCTGCTGAGCACCGCGACCACGGAGCCCAGCGGGCAGAGCAACATCAAGGCGTCTGACTCCTTCTCCCTCAACATCAGAGGGAGCGTCCGGTCTCTGGACGCGGACCAGAACGGACACAGATCGCCGCTAAAGTCGGGCTCCATCGGGCAGCTGGCGGCCCCACCCAAGTCCGCGTCCCGGCTCAGCCTGGGCCCGCTGCCCTCCCCGCTGCCGCCCGGCTCCGTACCCCCGAGTTACTTCTGGCTCGCCGTGCTGTCCTGTTTCTGCCCCGCCGTGCCGCTCAACATATGTGCCTTGTGGTATGCAAATGTG TCGAGGTCCATTCTCCATACAGGAGATATTGAGGGGGCAAGGAAGTATGGGCGTCTGTCTATGCTGCTTAGCTGTCTGGCAATGCTGCTGGGTGTGGCTGTCATCATCTTCATAGTGTTTACAATAG agACCCAGAAGTGA